TCAATTACTTTATCATTTGTCGTTTTAGCATCTTTTACTTTCCCAATCGCCTCATGTTTTCCAAGGCCCTGTTCGATATATTCCTTCATCAAATTTCTATTTTCAATCCCTTTTTTCACAAATGGTATCCCTGTCGCAATAACGACAACCAATGCAAATATTAGAAATAACAACATTACACTCACCTTCTTTTTTATTTTAAATTTTTAATTAAAAAAAATACAAATCCATATACAGCAAGGATTTTTACTTGTATAGCTTACCCTATGTCTCTCACCTCTATTGATTAATACTGTATCCCCTTTTGCCAATTGTAGTTTCTTATTATTAGTATTCCTTTGGTTTTTTATTATATTTTCATTTTTTTCAAAATTTTTATCTTTAAAATATTCTATTTCAGCTTCACCTTGAACTAAAATTACAAATTCATTCTGTTCAGATTCCTGCCAATCTGTAGTCTGTCCAGTTGAAATAATTTTTTCAATTTTTACATTTTTACTCTCAGCTAAAATCTTAACGACTTCCTCTTTTTCTGACAAACCTTCTAAATCAAAAATATTCATTTTCCTCTTTTCTTTCTAAAAAAATAATAAATTGACTACCTATGTTTCTTTTTTATTTTTTTCAAAAATATCAATAAATTTATATTCCTTTTTTTCTTTTACCGGCGGAATCTTTTTCTTTTTTTCAAGCTCTTGAACACGTTTTGCTATTTCATCCTGCTTTTCAATCAGGTCATCCAGTTTATAATGCATATCCTCTATTATAATCTCATTTTTTAAATTAACCTTGTAATCATTTTCAGATTTTTTTTCATCAATTTTCTTTTTTTTGTTCTGATTAAAAATTATAAGTGAACAAAAAATTACCATGATAAAAGACAGAACAACATTCATTATTATAAATGAATACGGATTAAACTGCCCTTTTAATATAAAAAATATATCCACTACAATCCATACCAAAATAAATATTAATATTGAAGCAGCAAATCTGGCACTTCCTGCAAAGTTTAAAGCTTTATATGAAAACTTGCTTTTTTCATCTTCTTCTTCCTTTATAACTTTAGACACTTTCTGTTCCAGCAGCATGTGGATAATTTCTTCTCTTTTTGTTTCATTATCCACTTCTTTTAACATATCCTTCAGCGTTTCTTCCTTTTCACTTTTTATTTTCTTTTTTTTATTCAATTTTAGATTTTTTTTTATAGTATCTGAAACTGTATTTTCATTTTTTATTCCATTTTTATGTCCTTCAGTATCATTTTTCAATTTCTTATTTCCCTCCTCACATGCTCTATCAGTATGATACCATTTTCAGAAAAAAAATACAAGTGCATAAATATTTTATTAATTTATAAAATAAACAAAAAAACTATAGCTATTTTCATCCATGACTCAAAAATATTGAAATGCAAAAAGCTACTTCCAAACGGAAATAGCCAAATTTATAAATTTATTCTTACAGAACTCCTTTTTATTTTATAATTATTTTTATCTTCTCAAATTACTTTCTGCTTCATTTAAAAGTGTATTTGCATCTCTTACCATCTGTTTGTCATTAAGATTCTCAGGAGTAAGGTAAGCAATTGAAATATAGCAGTCATTTGTTTTAGATTTTTTTCCTACTATATGATAAATGTATTTTCTTTCACTTGAATCATAATACTTGCTGATATAATATCTACTGTTTTCAAAATTACCTTGCAATTTTACTCCTAATTTATCTATAATTTCTCTTTCAAGAAGCCTAGAAACAGTTTTTGCGCTAATACCGTTATAAAAATATGTCACTATTACTTCTCTATTTTTCCCAAGTATTCCAAAATAAACAAGTGCCGCTTCTTCATCAAGAACGATATTATAATTTTTTCTTTCTATTTCCCTTGTATTCACAAAGCTAGGCGCTGAGAATGATAATGCTGTTAATCCTAAAAATAATCCCAATAAAATCTTTTTCATACAAATTCCTCCTAAATTATTTTTGTATTTTTATTACTTTATATATTTTACAGTAAATATTATACCATATTTTTGTAAAAAGTCAATACTATAAGAAATAAAAGTGAAAAAATCTTACTTATCAACAATTTTTATTCTTCAAAGAGTTTTTATATTTTTTTAATTTGCCGCAATATATTATACAATCTATGTTATAAATAATTATAATTTTTCTAACTCCTTAACTATATCTTTAAGATCTTTAAAAAAAGATGCACTATCATAAACTTTTCTTCTCATTTCACTTTCTCCCCAAAGTTTTTCAATTTTATCTTTGCCTGAATACTCAGACGGAACATTTCCTAAATACTGTAACGAGTTTATTTCGTGTTGTTTATACGCATTGCCTGAATATTTTTTTTTCACATATCCAGAAAGTTCTATTTCATAACTGAAATCTAGTTTTTCAACTGATTTAGTTTTACTTTCCTGAAATATAAATTCTTTTTTTACCGTTTGTCCATCGTTATTTTTAACCTCTTTTACTTGAGATAAATTTTTTATTTGGCTAGGATACGTAGAAACTTGATAATTATCTGTAACTTTACAATTTATTTGGACATCAGCCTCACTTGAATATTTTGTATAAACTCCAACTTTGGATAAATGACTATTTATATATGCAGGAACATGGCTATTATCACAACCAGAAATGTTATATTTTACATAGGCTTTTTTAGAATACTCTGCAATTTTCTCTTTTGAATTTTTAAAATTAGGGATAATTTCTTGTACTTTTTTTAATTTTTCTATTGATTCCCTATATCCATGTTTACTTACAGCACCGGAAGTTTGTATAGCACTTTGGTAAAGCTTGTCTGCTTCTTGATAATCAGCTTTTTTTTTGAGTTCTCCAATTTTTATATACATATTTTTATAATTTTTCTGATACTGTCCATAAGCTTTTTGTGCTGCTTCGTTTAATTTTTGTGCTTCACGGTACTCTTCAGCTTTTTCTTTTATATTAGCATACTCTATAAGTTTATCAGCTTCAGCTTGAGACATTTTTCTTGATATTGATTCATATTTTAAAATTTTATTTTCATCTATTTTTTTTATTCCACTTAATTCTTTAGTATAACCAATCATATTTCTGTAATATTCATCAAGTATTGAAATAATGTCTCTAGAATATTTACTTTCCAATTCTCTTGTTTTTATACGTTCATCTATAATTTTATAAATTTCACTTAAAAGCTCATCGCCATCATATTTTGATAAAAAATCAGTAAAATTTGAAGATTGAGAGTAAACATCGAATAGTGCATAAATTTTATAAAGCCCTTCATAACCATCTTGTCTTTCTTCTAAATTACTGCTTCCAGCTTCTGTTTTATAATAATTTACAATATTAGAAAACTTTTCCATGATTTCGTTTTTAATATCTGGTTTAATTTTTTCAACTTTGTTTGGATGTTTCTCAAAATAACTCAAAGTAAGATATATACTTCTTATATACTCCTTATTATCATACGCCTCTTGTGCCTTTTTTAATTCACACGACATAACGGTAAATAACAGCAATAAAATTAAAAATATTTTTTTCATAAAAATACATCCTTTCAATAAATACTTATTCTATCTTTATATTTAAATTATACAACAAATTTATTAAAAGAAAATGAGAATCTTATGTTTTTTCCTCTCTAATCTTGCATATTATAAAAATTAATAGTATAATTACTCTATGTAAAAAAGAAAAATAGAAAGAGGTGTAATTATGAATTATAAAAGTACAAGAGGCGGAGAAGCACAAAACTCGACTTTTGCCACATTACATGGACTTGCAAATGGTGGCGGGCTTTATATCCCTGAAAAATTGCCAGAAGTGAAATTGACTTACGATGAACTAAAGAGCTTGTCTTATCAGGAGCTTTCAGAAAAAATTATAAAACTGTTTTTTACAGAATTTTCAGATGAAGAAATAAAAAATGCTGTGAACAATGCTTACAACAATACTACTTTTACTGATGAAAATATTGTTCCTGTACATAAATTAAATGAAAAAGTGAGCTTCGGTGAACTGTTTCATGGAAGAACATTGGCATTTAAAGATTTGGCTCTTTCATTATTCCCATATTTGCTGCTTTTAAGCAAAGAAAAACAAAAAGAAAATAAAAAAATACTGATTTTAGCTGCAACTTCTGGAGATACTGGAAAGGCTGCACTTGAAGGATTTAAAGATGTCGACGGAATTAACATTGTCGTATTTTATCCTAAAAATGGAGTTAGCCCGATGCAGGAAGAACAAATGCGAAAACAGCTTGGAAGCAATGTAGAAATAGTTGCGATAAATGGAAACTTTGATGATGCTCAAAGTGCCATAAAAGTCATTTTTTCCAGCGAAGAATTTAAAAAATATGCAAACGATCACAATGTAATGTTTTCTAGTGCAAACTCTATCAACATCGGAAGATTATTTCCACAAATCATATATTACGTGTCAACTTACGTAAACTTGGTAAAAGCTGGAACAATTAAGCCTGACGAGGAATTTAATGTGGTAGTTCCAACTGGAAACTTTGGAAATATTTTAGCTGGATTCATCGCCAAAAAACTTGGAATACCAATCAAAAAATTTATTTCAGCTTCAAATAAAAATAAAGTTCTAGCTGACTTCTTCCAAACTGGAATATACAACAAAAATAGAGATTTTTACGCAACAAACTCGCCATCAATGGATATTCTTCTTTCTTCAAATTTTGAAAGATACCTATATTACGCATTAAACGAAAACTCTGAAAGAGTGAATGAATTAATTACAAACTTACTTTCAGAAGGATTGTTGTCTGTAAATGAAGAGGAATTGAAAAATATTCAAAATGAATTTTATGGAGAGTTTGCAAATGACGATGAAACTGTAAATGCAATTAAGAGTGTGTATGAAAATTATCATTATTTAATAGATCCTCACACAGCAGTTGCTTATTCTGTTTATGAAAAATTAGACAACAGCAATTTGGATAAAAATACTCACACAGTAATAATGTCAACAGCGCATCCATTCAAATTCCCAGCTCCAATTGCAAAAGCATCGGGACTTGACGAAACAAAAGAGCCTTACGCAATTTTAGATGAAGTATCAAAAATTACTGGTGTAAAATTCCCGGAAAAATTGACAGAAGTGAGAAATTCAGAAATAAGATTTTCAAATGTAATTGATAAGGCTGAAATTCAGGACTTTGTGAAAAAATATATAAACGATTTAAAATAGAAATTACTAATGTTTTGAAAATTAATCTAATTGTAATAAAAAATACTCAGGCAATGGTTATTTTATCCAACTGCTTGAGTATTTATTTTTTGTTTTTTATATTTTTATTTATATTTCAAATTTAACTTTCATTTCTTTTCCTAAAAATGCTACTCCAACGCAACACGTAAAATTATTCCTATCATAATTTTTATTTCCAAATAATTGTTATTCTTTAAGTCCTGTATTCAGATTCTTATTTTCTAAAATCCAACTTAATCTAAATCATCTACATTGACTCTACCCTCAAGCGATCTCCCCAGCGTCGCCATATCCGTGTATTCAATATTTCCACCCATTGGAATTCCACTGGCGATTTTAGAAATCTTGACATTTTTTTCTTTCAGGAATTTTGTCAAATATAGGCTTGTAGTTTCACCTTCCAAGTCAGGATTTAAAGCCAGTATAACTTCCTTTACATCTCCATTTATCCTATTTATTAGCTTTCTTAAATTCAAATCTTCAATTGTAACTCCATTTAGTGGATCAATTTTTCCACCAAGCACGTGATAAAGTCCATTATAAGTTTCAGACTTTTCAAATGCAATTACATCTCGCACTCCTTCAACAACGCATATCACTTCCTTGTCCCTTTTCTCGTTGGCACAAATTTCACAAATATCATTTTCAGATAAGTTTCCGCAAATTTCACAATGTTTAATATTGGCATGTGAATCTTTTATTATTTCAAGCATTCTATCAACATCAGCTTCACTTTTATCTAAAACATCAAACGCAATTCTTGCCGCACTTTTTCTCCCAATTCCCGGCAATTTTGCAAAAACATCTATCAGATCATCAAGTTTTTTCACTTTTTTATTCCTTTCTTGCACTAAACCTTACTTAAATAGGAATAGTTTTAAATCTTTTTATTTTATAATATTAAAATCTTCTATTTCTTTTATTCTAAATTCAACTCTTTAGTCAGTTCAAAAATCTCTCTTTGCAAAATATTTTCAAATTCATTTATATTTATATTTATATTTATATTTATATTTTTTTCTATAAATTTTTCATATTCATCAACTTTATCACTTGTATAATCAATATCTCTATATGGATTATTTTTGAAGTATTGATAAATCTGATTTAAATTTTTTAACTCAATTTTTTCTTCGTCAGGTTTATAATTTTTTATATCCATTATAAATGGATGTGAAATTTCCTCTGTCCTTATTATGATATAATCTGAAAAAGATTTTTTGGTTCGCTCCTCATAGTTAGATTCCATTGTATAATAATCTTTATAAGAACTTTTTTCCATTTCCATTTCGAGCATGATGTCATTTATAAATAACATTTTTTTTATTTTTTCTATTTTTTTTCTTAGTTTATTCTCTTTTAAAATTTTTTGCTTCAAATTTTCAAAATACGGATAGTCATTTCTAAATTCGCCTATGAAAAAAGTTTCTTTAAAATTTGATAAATCAATATCTATTTTTTTTAGGGTGCTTTCTCCTGGTCCTTGTTTCCAGTCATCCATTTCTTCTGCCACAAACACTCCTCTACTAGTAGTACATTTCATATCTACGAGAATGCAATAACCTCTTATTTTTTGAATTTCCATTCCAGATTTCAATTTATCTTCAATAATAGGAAAGTATCGATAATATATTATTTTATCCAGTTTTGCTGGTTCAGAAAACATCATTATCTGCAATGCGAAAAAATACAGAATAATTTTTTTAATTCTCATTTTAATTTCACTCCTCTACATTTTTTAGTTTAACCCTAATTTTTTGAATAATTCTACAATTTCTCTGTTTAATTTAGAATAAAAATTTGTTTCATAAATTTCTTTTTCCATAAATTCATTATACTTTTCTTCTGGAATTTGATTATCTTTATTCTTATTTTTAGATAAAAATTCTTTCAAATATTGTGAAAGTTCATTTAAATTTCTACCTTCATATTTCTTGTAGTTTTGAACTTCATTTTTAATAGCTTCATAATCCAAAACATATGTATATGGAGGAGATAACTCTGGCATTCTTATCACAATATAATTTGAAAAAACTCTTTTTATTCCTTCATCGTCATAGAATTGAGGATGGTCTGGAATTATAATTTCTCTATCAGTACTAATATTTTTAATTTTTTTATGAATTAACAGCATTTCTCTAATTTTTTTGATTTTTTTCTTTATTTCATTATCTAACATAACTTGTGATTTTTTATCAAAACTCAAATAACCGTTATTAATTTTAACATTTTCATATAAGTATGAACTATAATTTGATAGATTAATGTCTATTTTTTTTATAATATTTTTTATTTCAGTTCCTGTCTCTGAATACTTTAATATATTTAATGCTCCATAGCATTCGCTATTATCAGGAAAACTGCAATAACCTCTTACCTTCTGAATTTCCATTCCAACTTTGGGCTTTTCTCTAATTGCTCCAAAATAATTATAGTAAGTGACTGTGTCTAATTGTATCGGTTCTGAAAAAGCTAATATCGATAATAACAAAAAAAATAATATCCTCATTTTATTCTACCTCTCCATCATATACTCCACGTTTTAAAAATCCATTCTCCTCTTCTAACTCACATCTAATTTAAGTTTCCCGCTATATCAAACTTTTTCAGCGACATTTATTTTCTCATATACAAATAAAGGGAAAAGGTATAAGACCGTTTCCCTCATAAAATATTTATAATTGCTTATTGTGTGTGGTGTGGTTAAATAATAAGATTTTTAATTATTCTCCAACTCTTTCTACTCTGAATGTATTAGTTGTTCCTTCTTTAGAAATTCCAGTTACCATTACTACTAAATCACCTTTGTTAGCTTCTTCGTGATTAGCTGCAATTTCTCTTGCTTTTGCGAAGAAATCATCTGTTTTATCTAATCCTTTTGCTACGTAAGCTCTGACTCCTCTTACTAATGCCAATTGTCTAGCAGTTTGCTCATTGTCAGTTAAAGCGATAATTGGTACAGTTGGTCCATATTTTCTAATCATTCTTGGCGCTCTACCAGTTTTTGTCCAACATACAATTAATTTAGCATCTAATGCATGAGAAGTACTTACTGCACCACTTGAAATTGCTTCTGTAACAGAAATTTCTGATCCATCTGGAGTTTCAACTGTTTTAAATTTCTTGAATTCATCTGTTCTTTTTGAAATAGTAGCCATCATTTTAACAGCTTCTACCGGATATTTACCTTTTGCAGATTCTCCTGATAACATAACTGCATCTGTACCATCCAAAATAGCGTTAGCAACATCTCCTGCTTCCGCTCTTGTAGGACGTGGGTTTCTGATCATTGAATCTAACATTTGTGTTGCTGTAATAACTGGTTTTCCAACTTTGTTACATTTTCTAATCATCATTTTTTGCATAAATGGAACTTCTTCAGCAGGTACTTCTACTCCTAAATCTCCTCTGGCAACCATGATTGCATCACTTAATTCCAAGATTTCATCAAAGTTATCAATACCTTCTTGGCTTTCAATTTTTGAAATAATTTGAATATTTTTTCCACCATTGTCATCTAAGACTTTTCTTACTTCAGCAACGTCAGATGCTTTTCTTATGAATGAAGCTGCTACAAAGTCAACACCTTGTTCACAACCAAATTTCAAGTCAGCAATATCTTTTTCAGCTAATGCTGGCAATCCAACTGAAACATCCGGCAAGTTTACACCTTTAGTTTCTCCTAATTCTCCAGTATTTGTAATAACACAATGAACTTCTCCAGCTGCTTTATCAACACTTTCAACTTTTAATCCAACTAAACCGTCATCTAATAATACTGTTGTTCCTTCATACAAGTCATCAACAATTCCAGGATAAGAAACTGCAAATTTTTCAGCATTTCCAACGAAAGAGTAGTCAGTAGTAATAGTTACTTTTTTACCAGTTTCTAATAATACGTCTTTTCCACCTTCTAATTTACCAGTTCTGATTTCAGGCCCTTTAGTATCTAATAAAATTCCTACTTCTCTACCTGTTTTTTTCATTACTTCTCTAATATTTTTAATTCTTGCTCCGTGTTCTTCAAAATCACCATGCGAAAAGTTCAATCTCATTACGTTCATTCCACTTTCCACTAATTTTGTCAACATTTCAACACTTTCAGTTTTTGGACCGATAGTACAAACAACTTTAGTCATTTTAATTTTCATTTTTCCTCCTAAAATTTGATATTTAAAATTTCATTGCCTTATTTTATCAATGAACTCCTACTTCTGTAAGAAATATTCATTTATTTTTTAAACTGTTAAATCTATCTAATAAAGACTTTAACAATTATAACGATAACATATTTGCGATTGCATAATCAGAAGCAGATGTTTTAGAATAATTTTCCCAAGCGTAAGATAATTTATGAGTTGTTACTTCTTCACTTTGAATTCCAACCATTAATCCACCTTTTCCTTCTTCAATAAGCTCAACCGCCCTTACTCCTAATCTTGTTGCTAAAATTCTATCAAATGCAGTAGGCGCCCCACCTCTTTGAATATGTCCTAAAATAGTAACTCTTATACTTGTATCAACTTTTTTTGCTAACTCATCTTTAATTTGCATAACGTTTCCTACACCTTCAGCAACAACGATTATATCGTATAATTTACCTTCTGCACGTCTTTTTCTAATTACGTCAGCAATATTGTCAATTGAACTTTCAGTTTCAGGAATCATAACTCCGCTTGCCCCTCCTGCTATTGCAGCGTAAAGAGCCAAATCCCCACAGTTTCTTCCCATTACTTCCACTAAATATGTTCTTTCATGAGAAGTAGCAGTATCTTTCAATTTTGAAATAGCGTCTAATATAATATTTAATGCTGTATCATAACCAACTGTATAGTCTGTTCCAGCTACGTCGTTATCAATAGTTCCTGGGATTCCAATTGTTTTAATTCCATGTTCTTCATACAAATAATGCGCCCCGTGGAACGAACCATCTCCTCCAATTACAACTAGTCCGTCAATTCCATATTTTTTCAAATTAGCCGCCGCTTTTGCTCTAACTTCAGGATCTTTAAACTCTGGCAATCTGGCTGATAATAAAATTGTCCCACCTTTATCAGCAATTCCACTTACATCTAGCAATGTCAATGGAAAAATCTGATCTTCAAGCATACCTTTGTATCCTCTTCTTATACCATAAACTTCCATTCCTTTGTTTATTGCAGCTTTAGTGACAGCTCTTATCGCTGTATTCATACCTTGTGAATCTCCTCCACTTGTTAAGATTGCGATTTTTTTCATTGTATTTTTTCTCCTTCTATACATTATAATTACAAATTTATTAACTTAAAGAAATCTTTATAAATCTTACATTTTTATATTAGCATTTTTAATTTCCATTGTCAAATAATTTTTGAAATTATTTTATTTAAGCCTATTTTTTAAATGGTTTTAATACTATTCAGGAATAATTTTTTTATGTATGAATTACAATATCATCCATGCTTTTTCCATCTTGAACCACCCATTCCAATGCCAGCCGGCTAAAATATAAAATGCTTTCATTCACAATTCTCTCATACCCATCCAGCTTTATTTCAACATTTGCCCAGTTTAACCTGTAAGTGTAGTCCACCATATCTAAAATCTTATTTTTTGAACGTATTTGACATTTTCTTGCAAATGATTTCAAATTCTCATGCTTTAATCCGTCAATAAGCATAGAAACATCACAAAATGTATTAAAGTCTGCAAATTCAACATCAATAATTGACAGCACCCATAATAACATTTTTGCGCCTTCCAGCATAAAATAAAATTCTAAGTTCAATTCCTTGTCATCTGAAGGATTTTCCAGATAATTTTTTTCACGTTCTGACAAGACTTACTTAAACTGGTATCTTTCTTCAAAAATATCAGTAATTATTTTTAATTCCTTTTGACCATTTTCTCTTTTTTCAAGATAAGTTTCAGCGGCAAGGCGTGTCATTGCTATTGCCACTATTTTTCTTATAATATCCCATTTTTTTCGTATTACTGCATTCTTTTCAGATATGCTCACTTCCATATTTTCGTCATACGGAATCCCATTTTGCTTCATCATGCCTATATTTCTATGTTTTCTTTCAATATCCCCGTCTGTTATTTCTACATTATATTCAGCAAACATTTTTTCTGAAAGCGGAGGAATAAAATCTGAAAGCTCCCATTTTTCAGGATTTTGAATCATTTTTCTTTTTCCAAAGTGATAATGGTTTAACCTTTTCTGTATAATAAATTTATGGAATTTCCCTAGGAAATTTGCAGTTTTATTTAACAGCTTCGCCTCGTCCTTCATCTCTTCCTTATTAACAGCTTCCAGCATAATAAAAAGCTTGCTGTATTTATCCAGATTTTCTTCGCTTATGCTTCTAAAACTTTGTGAACTCAGCTTTTCCAGAAATATTTCTATGCCAATTTTTTCTTTTAGAAGAAAATTTCTATCTGGATTTACAATTACTGTTATTTTTCTTCCATCATCTAGTTCAAGATAAAATTTCCTCGTTTTTTCAGTCAGTTTTTCTTCATTTTCTGTTGAAACTGTATTAATTTCATCTGAATAAGCTTCCAAAAAATTTTTTACAAGCTCTGTAGAAGACTTTTCATTGGAGAAACAAGCACCTGACTGCACTTTCTTCTTTTTCTTAAAAAAATTCCATAAACCCATTCTTTTATTCCCTTTCATAAATCATTTCCTAACGCTTAAAATTATCAAGTTCCTTTTCTATAATCGAAATAACCGTCATATCTGCGGGTATCATACTTAAAATTTTCTGATACAGCTCCTTCCTCTTTTCCCGGCACACTTGCAAAAACAACAAGCATTCGCTCTTTTTCCTTAATCTCAAGCTATAGCCGTCATTTAAAAAAATATTAAAATTTATTGTCCTAAAAGTTCCCTGTTGGATGAAAATTCTTGTCAACACACACATTTTAACTTCATCAATATGAAAATATATTTGTTCTTTTTTTATTTTTTTTATAAAAGTGAATATAAATTCCCCATCAAGTTCTTCCAAATTTTCTGCATTAAATTTAATTTTTCTCATAGTTATTGCAAAAGCTGTATAAATTATATAAAAAATCAATATTATGGCAGGCAATGGCAAATAAAACTTGTTCATATTCTCCTCCCTTCAGCTGTCATATAAAAAATTTCCTTTTAAATGTCCTCTTCAAATGTAAAATCGTAAATTATTTTTTATCTTGAAAAATATGTTACTGCCAATATTGTTTTCATATCCGTTGACACTTTCTCAATATCCTTCACATCAACCCACACTACTTCCACTTCTTCCCCATGGTCAAGTGACTGCTCTATGGGATTAATATCATCAGATTTTAGTCTTGCGCTGAAAAAATACAATCTTTCGGTCGTGTATCCTGGCGAGACATACAGTCCTTGCGGCAATTCCTCAATATCTGTCACATCTTTTTCCAAATATCCAGTTTCCTCTTCCAGTTCTCTAAATGCAGCCGTTCTAGGCTCCTCATCACCATCAATAAGTCCAGCACAAACTTCGATTTCATATTTTTTTGGCCCTGGTCTAAACTGTTTCACTAAAATTACTTTTTCTTTTGTTTCATTAAATAACACAAAACAAACTGCATCAGATTTATCTAAATACTCCAAAGTTATCCCTGTCGTAGGATGTATCATTTTTGCCCCTTTTAAAAATTTAAAACTATTATCCATTTTTTTCCTCCTAAAGCTTACTTTCCTTTTATTTAAAAAATACTCTCAATCACATTCAGCCCAATTTCCTTTGCAAACTCCCTTGCAATTTCCATCTCTTTATCTTCCATCCTGTTAAAATCGTGTGCATCCGAGCCGATTATCGTTCTAACATTATACTGCTTCGCAATTTCCCAGAATTCCTTGTACGGATACATGTATCTGTCCCAGTCTGGATGTCTTTCAAATGTTTTTCTTATTCCGTTTGCATTTATTTCAAGCGGTACATCCATTTTTTCTGCCGCTTTTGAAATCATGTGCGCTGCTTTTTCACAGCTTTCATCCCAAGTCCGATAATTTATTACATACAAATCTGGATGTGCAATGTAGTCAAATTTACTACTTTCTATAGCCTCAACCATATATTTCGCATAAGCTAGCACATTTTCTCCTGTCTGTATTTTCCAGGCATTATAATTTGTATTATCTCCGTCTTTTCTAAAGGCATGCAGCCCTAAAACAAGATAGTCCAATTTTTCCCTGTATTTATCATATTTTTCAATAAATTCTGGAAAATATTCAATTTCTAATGATTTATAAATCTTAATCTTATCTCCATATTTTTCCTGTGCTTCTTCTATTTCCTTCAAATATCCGTCAAAATCTTCTTCTTTCATTCTATTATTTTCATAATATTCAGGCATTGGAGCATGATCTGATATTCCAAGTTCAGTATAACCTTCCCTAATTGCCACTTTTACATAATCTTCCACATTTCCAGCGGCATGTTCACATCGGTAATTGTGAGTATGAAAATTTGTCTTGTTCATAATTTTCCCCATTCTATCATTTTCAATTTTTTTCTTTTGTATATTTTACCAATTATTTTGAAAAAAATAAAGGTTTTAAATAAATTTATTTTGTTTTTAGTGAAAATTTTTGATATAATATAGATAAATTATAAATATTTAAGGAGGAAATTTTTTGATTTCAACAAGTAATTTATCTGTCCAGTTTGGTGGACGAAAACTTTTTGATGAAGT
This is a stretch of genomic DNA from Leptotrichia hofstadii. It encodes these proteins:
- a CDS encoding cupin domain-containing protein, with the protein product MNIFDLEGLSEKEEVVKILAESKNVKIEKIISTGQTTDWQESEQNEFVILVQGEAEIEYFKDKNFEKNENIIKNQRNTNNKKLQLAKGDTVLINRGERHRVSYTSKNPCCIWICIFFN
- a CDS encoding DUF1003 domain-containing protein yields the protein MKNDTEGHKNGIKNENTVSDTIKKNLKLNKKKKIKSEKEETLKDMLKEVDNETKREEIIHMLLEQKVSKVIKEEEDEKSKFSYKALNFAGSARFAASILIFILVWIVVDIFFILKGQFNPYSFIIMNVVLSFIMVIFCSLIIFNQNKKKKIDEKKSENDYKVNLKNEIIIEDMHYKLDDLIEKQDEIAKRVQELEKKKKIPPVKEKKEYKFIDIFEKNKKET
- the thrC gene encoding threonine synthase; translated protein: MNYKSTRGGEAQNSTFATLHGLANGGGLYIPEKLPEVKLTYDELKSLSYQELSEKIIKLFFTEFSDEEIKNAVNNAYNNTTFTDENIVPVHKLNEKVSFGELFHGRTLAFKDLALSLFPYLLLLSKEKQKENKKILILAATSGDTGKAALEGFKDVDGINIVVFYPKNGVSPMQEEQMRKQLGSNVEIVAINGNFDDAQSAIKVIFSSEEFKKYANDHNVMFSSANSINIGRLFPQIIYYVSTYVNLVKAGTIKPDEEFNVVVPTGNFGNILAGFIAKKLGIPIKKFISASNKNKVLADFFQTGIYNKNRDFYATNSPSMDILLSSNFERYLYYALNENSERVNELITNLLSEGLLSVNEEELKNIQNEFYGEFANDDETVNAIKSVYENYHYLIDPHTAVAYSVYEKLDNSNLDKNTHTVIMSTAHPFKFPAPIAKASGLDETKEPYAILDEVSKITGVKFPEKLTEVRNSEIRFSNVIDKAEIQDFVKKYINDLK
- the recR gene encoding recombination mediator RecR, whose translation is MKKLDDLIDVFAKLPGIGRKSAARIAFDVLDKSEADVDRMLEIIKDSHANIKHCEICGNLSENDICEICANEKRDKEVICVVEGVRDVIAFEKSETYNGLYHVLGGKIDPLNGVTIEDLNLRKLINRINGDVKEVILALNPDLEGETTSLYLTKFLKEKNVKISKIASGIPMGGNIEYTDMATLGRSLEGRVNVDDLD
- the pykF gene encoding pyruvate kinase PykF, with product MKIKMTKVVCTIGPKTESVEMLTKLVESGMNVMRLNFSHGDFEEHGARIKNIREVMKKTGREVGILLDTKGPEIRTGKLEGGKDVLLETGKKVTITTDYSFVGNAEKFAVSYPGIVDDLYEGTTVLLDDGLVGLKVESVDKAAGEVHCVITNTGELGETKGVNLPDVSVGLPALAEKDIADLKFGCEQGVDFVAASFIRKASDVAEVRKVLDDNGGKNIQIISKIESQEGIDNFDEILELSDAIMVARGDLGVEVPAEEVPFMQKMMIRKCNKVGKPVITATQMLDSMIRNPRPTRAEAGDVANAILDGTDAVMLSGESAKGKYPVEAVKMMATISKRTDEFKKFKTVETPDGSEISVTEAISSGAVSTSHALDAKLIVCWTKTGRAPRMIRKYGPTVPIIALTDNEQTARQLALVRGVRAYVAKGLDKTDDFFAKAREIAANHEEANKGDLVVMVTGISKEGTTNTFRVERVGE
- the pfkA gene encoding 6-phosphofructokinase, which translates into the protein MKKIAILTSGGDSQGMNTAIRAVTKAAINKGMEVYGIRRGYKGMLEDQIFPLTLLDVSGIADKGGTILLSARLPEFKDPEVRAKAAANLKKYGIDGLVVIGGDGSFHGAHYLYEEHGIKTIGIPGTIDNDVAGTDYTVGYDTALNIILDAISKLKDTATSHERTYLVEVMGRNCGDLALYAAIAGGASGVMIPETESSIDNIADVIRKRRAEGKLYDIIVVAEGVGNVMQIKDELAKKVDTSIRVTILGHIQRGGAPTAFDRILATRLGVRAVELIEEGKGGLMVGIQSEEVTTHKLSYAWENYSKTSASDYAIANMLSL